The Nonlabens spongiae genome contains a region encoding:
- a CDS encoding SET domain-containing protein, with protein sequence MIHPHTELKFISKEVGYGVVATQLIPAGTITWTLDKLDREFSQDDFDQMDPIYQDILEFYTFRNNHGRLVLCWDNGRYVNHSFNSNCLSTAYDFEIAIRDIHPGEQLTDDYGYLNISSPFRGIDEGTRRKVVYPDDLKKYHKTWDNKIKKVFPKITKLDQPLRHAMNDPTWAQINRVIQGEEEMQSILANYFSKHPEAE encoded by the coding sequence ATGATACACCCTCATACAGAATTAAAGTTCATCAGTAAGGAAGTAGGGTACGGTGTGGTTGCCACTCAACTGATTCCTGCGGGAACTATTACCTGGACTCTTGACAAATTGGATCGAGAGTTCAGTCAAGATGATTTTGATCAAATGGATCCCATTTATCAAGACATTTTAGAATTTTACACCTTTAGGAACAACCACGGGAGATTGGTTTTATGCTGGGATAACGGTAGATACGTTAACCATAGTTTCAATTCAAATTGCCTCAGCACAGCTTACGACTTTGAGATTGCGATCAGAGACATACATCCAGGTGAGCAGTTGACAGATGACTATGGCTATTTAAATATTTCATCACCCTTTAGAGGCATCGATGAAGGAACCAGAAGGAAGGTCGTCTATCCAGATGACTTGAAGAAATACCACAAAACCTGGGACAACAAGATCAAAAAAGTATTTCCAAAAATCACTAAACTGGATCAACCTCTGCGACACGCCATGAATGATCCAACGTGGGCTCAGATCAACCGCGTGATACAAGGCGAAGAAGAAATGCAATCTATTTTAGCCAATTACTTTAGCAAACATCCTGAAGCTGAATAA
- a CDS encoding LURP-one-related/scramblase family protein produces the protein MKDLQFPLDFRFKISTLSNDFVATDATGHTVAYVRQKMFKFKEAVNVYSNESKSELLYSIKANKWLDWSAAYGFTNASGAQLGKVARKGWKSLWKAQYLVIDQNNDQQYKIEEESAFTRFADGLLGEIPVLGFFTSYVFNPVYNVTDMQGNVVVKLKKNPSFFGRKFVVEKLKDVDQDDKERIMISLMMMILLERNRG, from the coding sequence ATGAAAGACTTACAGTTTCCCCTGGATTTTAGATTTAAGATCAGCACATTGAGCAATGACTTCGTTGCGACTGATGCCACCGGTCATACCGTAGCCTACGTACGCCAAAAAATGTTCAAATTCAAGGAAGCTGTAAATGTTTATTCCAACGAGAGTAAAAGCGAATTACTCTATTCCATAAAAGCAAATAAATGGCTGGACTGGAGTGCTGCCTATGGATTTACAAACGCCAGTGGTGCGCAACTGGGAAAAGTGGCTAGAAAAGGCTGGAAATCACTCTGGAAAGCGCAATATCTCGTCATTGACCAGAATAACGATCAGCAATACAAAATTGAGGAGGAGAGTGCCTTTACACGATTTGCAGACGGGTTACTGGGAGAGATACCAGTTTTGGGATTTTTTACCAGTTATGTATTTAATCCAGTCTACAATGTGACTGATATGCAGGGCAATGTGGTGGTGAAACTGAAGAAAAATCCATCGTTCTTCGGTAGAAAATTTGTTGTTGAAAAGCTCAAGGACGTGGATCAAGATGATAAAGAGCGCATCATGATATCGCTTATGATGATGATCTTGCTGGAGCGTAATCGAGGGTAG
- a CDS encoding amidohydrolase family protein, translating to MRKLTIVAALICSMITWAQQTPALAQKGAFTIMNATAHIGDGSVIENSIIVVEEGKITTIADATTVKMQPKGRVINAEGQHVYPGIIAMNATLGLVEVDAVKASDDEREIGTYNPHVRSVIAYNAESRVVESMRPNGVLMAQIVPRGGRISGKSSVVQLDAWNWEDASLLTDEGVHINWPSSFRRTGSWYNPGPIEPSKDYEKQVRELTDFVNNAKAYNATESKTGLNLKYAALNDAINGKQTVYFHVDGEKGIRDVLNFINKNGIQRPVLVGAREADKVAKTLVAMKVPVLAGRTHSLPSAEDEDFDLPYKFPKMLADKGVLVALENSGDMERHQTRNFPFLAGTVAGYGMDMEEALKLITLNPAKILGIDDKYGSLEEGKMATLFISKGNALEMMGNVLTHAFIDGREISLDSHQTELYERYMEKYGLEVKR from the coding sequence ATGAGAAAATTAACGATAGTAGCTGCGCTGATTTGCAGCATGATAACGTGGGCGCAACAAACTCCAGCGCTCGCACAAAAAGGAGCTTTTACGATCATGAACGCGACCGCGCACATAGGTGACGGCAGCGTGATCGAGAACAGTATAATAGTCGTAGAAGAAGGCAAAATCACCACAATTGCAGATGCCACAACGGTCAAAATGCAACCCAAAGGCCGCGTAATCAATGCCGAAGGACAGCACGTATATCCAGGAATTATCGCGATGAATGCCACGCTGGGACTGGTAGAAGTGGATGCCGTAAAAGCGAGTGATGATGAGCGTGAGATCGGAACGTACAATCCGCATGTGCGGTCTGTGATTGCTTATAATGCAGAGAGTCGCGTAGTGGAATCCATGAGACCCAACGGAGTTCTGATGGCTCAGATCGTACCACGTGGTGGACGTATTTCTGGAAAATCCAGCGTGGTACAACTCGACGCGTGGAATTGGGAAGATGCTTCCCTCCTAACCGATGAAGGTGTTCATATCAACTGGCCCAGTAGTTTCAGAAGAACCGGATCCTGGTACAATCCCGGGCCGATTGAGCCCAGTAAAGATTACGAGAAACAAGTTCGCGAACTGACCGATTTTGTCAATAACGCAAAGGCTTATAACGCTACAGAGAGCAAAACAGGTCTGAACCTGAAATATGCTGCGCTAAACGATGCGATTAATGGAAAGCAGACGGTATATTTTCATGTAGATGGTGAGAAAGGCATTAGAGACGTGCTGAATTTTATCAATAAAAATGGTATTCAAAGACCTGTATTGGTCGGCGCTCGTGAAGCCGATAAAGTGGCTAAAACACTGGTAGCGATGAAAGTTCCTGTTTTGGCAGGCCGTACCCATTCCCTACCCAGCGCCGAGGATGAAGACTTTGATTTGCCTTATAAATTCCCAAAAATGCTAGCGGACAAAGGGGTTTTAGTAGCATTGGAGAACAGTGGTGACATGGAGCGTCATCAAACACGTAATTTCCCATTCCTTGCTGGAACGGTAGCAGGTTACGGTATGGACATGGAAGAAGCCCTAAAACTGATCACGCTGAATCCCGCAAAGATTTTGGGAATTGATGACAAATACGGTTCGCTAGAAGAAGGTAAAATGGCTACGCTTTTCATTTCAAAAGGTAATGCTCTTGAAATGATGGGTAACGTGTTGACCCACGCTTTTATAGACGGTCGTGAGATTTCCCTCGACAGCCACCAGACTGAGCTGTATGAGCGGTATATGGAAAAGTACGGGCTTGAGGTGAAGAGGTAG
- a CDS encoding carboxypeptidase-like regulatory domain-containing protein, translated as MTCLGNNSQAIDSLLVTGKVIDPDGRALAGATIQIKGTQKFTVTDFDGEYTIKVLPANTLVFAYTGYENQSILVGNQKIIGVTLQPILEVVAVTAGHPFLMNKIFISKGLNYKVNKIEVDNHKGILPLNFSFSGSIGTDLDNNSSYSYSLRNSIRLSGSRYFSFKAGVENQNFNGLQFHQYRLDISTSFKLLSFNSKYYKDPRIKVILGHLNYDGQEQNESLGIGLGLSRNLFSNLNLSASYTYWDNFNEVKTEALYRFGDSNWSALANYRHLSDYEEFQIGVAYNLNFY; from the coding sequence ATGACATGTTTAGGAAATAACAGCCAAGCGATTGATTCACTTCTGGTCACGGGTAAGGTAATTGATCCAGATGGACGAGCATTGGCAGGCGCTACAATTCAGATAAAGGGAACGCAGAAGTTCACGGTTACAGATTTTGATGGAGAATATACAATAAAGGTACTCCCAGCAAATACTTTAGTATTCGCATATACTGGTTATGAAAATCAATCTATTTTAGTCGGTAATCAGAAAATTATTGGTGTGACGCTTCAGCCTATATTGGAAGTAGTAGCGGTAACTGCCGGTCATCCTTTTTTAATGAATAAAATTTTTATTAGCAAAGGCTTGAATTACAAAGTAAATAAAATCGAGGTTGATAATCACAAAGGGATTTTACCACTCAATTTTAGTTTTAGTGGTTCAATAGGTACTGATTTAGATAACAATAGTAGTTACTCCTATTCTTTAAGAAACTCAATCCGACTGTCTGGTTCAAGATATTTTAGTTTTAAAGCTGGTGTAGAAAATCAAAATTTCAATGGTTTACAGTTTCATCAATATCGGCTAGATATCTCGACTTCTTTTAAACTCCTAAGTTTCAATTCCAAATATTATAAAGACCCAAGAATTAAAGTGATTCTCGGTCATCTCAACTACGATGGCCAAGAGCAAAACGAAAGTCTGGGAATCGGTTTAGGATTGAGCCGCAATTTATTCAGTAATTTAAATCTATCAGCTAGTTATACGTACTGGGATAACTTCAATGAGGTGAAAACCGAGGCATTGTATCGCTTCGGTGATTCCAACTGGTCTGCGCTTGCTAACTACCGCCACCTCTCCGATTATGAGGAATTTCAAATAGGCGTTGCTTATAATTTGAATTTTTATTGA
- a CDS encoding RDD family protein — protein sequence MNLTPQPEFGKFWDRLGAYLLDAIIIGVPSFLLNYLNFVTIKSFIIYLILLALGIAYKPFMESKYQATLGKMVLNLKVTDYDLKPISYEKSFLRSLIYILPSLAVIPLQYIGFTDPEFKNIESYFTFSQSLGTAFPIMMILNFVFSLIILIDVIVLLTDEAAQNRSLKDRMAKTFVLKVRK from the coding sequence ATGAACCTCACTCCACAACCTGAATTCGGGAAATTCTGGGACCGCCTAGGCGCTTATCTTTTAGATGCCATAATTATAGGCGTACCTTCATTTTTACTTAATTATCTCAACTTTGTCACCATTAAGAGTTTTATTATCTACTTAATTCTACTCGCCTTGGGAATAGCTTACAAACCCTTTATGGAAAGTAAGTATCAGGCCACTTTGGGAAAAATGGTTCTCAATTTAAAGGTAACCGACTACGATTTGAAACCTATCAGCTATGAAAAGTCCTTTTTACGCAGTTTGATCTATATTCTACCCTCCTTAGCTGTGATTCCCTTGCAATACATTGGATTTACAGATCCTGAATTTAAAAATATTGAGAGTTATTTTACTTTTTCCCAATCTTTAGGTACTGCATTCCCTATAATGATGATCTTAAACTTTGTTTTTTCGCTCATCATTTTGATCGATGTCATTGTCTTACTTACTGATGAAGCTGCACAAAATCGTAGTCTCAAGGATCGTATGGCAAAGACCTTTGTTCTTAAGGTACGGAAGTAA
- a CDS encoding amidohydrolase family protein, whose amino-acid sequence MKRLLYVFLLLGWQLQAQDYFPNNDDISAVDDVTRVITNVTVTTMPGQVMENATIVIKNGKIEAIGQNVSIPKNAVVEDASGTYIYPSFIEAYGDMAMKEAPRAPSSRVQQYDEGRKGYYWNDHIRAEQMAMDFFKYDEKEAQKYLDAGYGMVQTHLHDGIARGSGMLLALNNNGTDAQRIVKQESGNFFSFDKSRQSRQSYPTSMMGALALLRQAHFDADWYAKGHAKNKDLSLEALNAKKSMVQYFEAGDKKNVLRVDKLGDRIGKQFVIVGGEDAYEMIDEIKATNASLILPVNFPDAYDVSNPFLESFVSLSDMREWKQAPANPKMLSDKGVTYAITTMGLKKPSDIYGKLRSAMEYGLTKDQALAALTTIPAQIMKSSAMVGTLEKGKLANFIVASGDLFDKKTVIYENWVQGSKHLLKDRNVKDIDGTYTTRIGGTDYEMVISGTGKKIKVKSDSITLGSKIDYDNDWINILATPKNTDDKGVHRFLAQKNKNDGLTGTAYLADGNEIGFTAAMKKDGSSTQGDDTDDGSSAPLTDLEKDEEDQDDSTEGSLSGVETPAKDDATQKELKSVGKMTYPNIGFGYEQRPQQETVLYSNATVWTNEEEGILKNTDVLVKDGKIAKIGKDLSDRGARVIDGTGMHLTSGIVDEHSHIAIDGGVNEAGHNSTAEVTIEDVVDHEDVNIYRDLAGGVTSSQLLHGSANPIGGRSAIIKLKWGYPADEMIYDNSPQFIKFALGENVKQSRYQYGVRFPQTRMGVEQVFIDFFSRARDYKDSKGKPDFRYDEEMEVLLEILESKRFVTCHSYVQSEINMLMKVAEDFGFRINTFTHILEGYKVADKMAEHGVGGSTFSDWWAYKYEVNDAIPYNGAIMHEAGVTVAFNSDDAEMSRRLNQEAAKAMKYGAVSEEEAWKFVTLNPAKLLRIDDRTGSIKKGKDADLVLWNAHPMSVTARPQITMIDGIVFFDVERDARFRESVKKERQQLVNEMLKAKNKGLKTQPAKKNEKTLYECDTLHW is encoded by the coding sequence ATGAAGCGATTACTTTATGTGTTCTTGCTGCTGGGATGGCAACTCCAGGCGCAGGACTATTTCCCAAACAACGATGACATCAGCGCGGTGGACGATGTCACGAGGGTCATTACCAATGTCACCGTAACCACCATGCCTGGTCAGGTGATGGAAAATGCGACCATCGTGATCAAAAATGGCAAGATTGAAGCCATAGGTCAAAATGTGAGCATCCCTAAAAATGCTGTGGTGGAAGATGCCTCTGGTACGTACATCTACCCTTCTTTTATAGAAGCGTATGGCGATATGGCGATGAAAGAAGCTCCTCGCGCGCCCAGTAGCCGAGTGCAACAGTATGATGAAGGGCGTAAAGGGTATTACTGGAACGACCACATACGCGCTGAGCAAATGGCCATGGACTTTTTCAAGTACGATGAAAAGGAAGCCCAGAAATACCTCGACGCCGGCTATGGCATGGTTCAAACACACCTCCACGATGGTATTGCTCGCGGTAGCGGTATGTTGCTCGCACTTAATAACAACGGAACTGATGCACAACGCATTGTAAAACAAGAAAGCGGGAACTTTTTCAGCTTTGACAAGAGCCGCCAGTCGCGCCAGTCCTACCCTACCAGTATGATGGGAGCACTAGCGTTGTTGCGTCAAGCACATTTTGACGCTGACTGGTATGCAAAAGGACATGCAAAAAACAAAGACCTTTCCCTTGAAGCGCTCAATGCTAAAAAAAGCATGGTGCAGTACTTTGAGGCCGGCGATAAGAAAAACGTATTGCGCGTAGACAAACTGGGTGACCGCATCGGGAAGCAGTTTGTGATCGTAGGTGGTGAAGATGCCTATGAAATGATCGATGAGATCAAAGCAACCAATGCGTCGCTCATTCTTCCTGTAAATTTCCCAGATGCTTATGATGTGAGCAATCCGTTTTTGGAAAGTTTTGTAAGCCTTTCTGATATGCGCGAGTGGAAACAAGCTCCGGCTAATCCTAAAATGCTCAGCGATAAAGGCGTTACTTATGCGATCACGACCATGGGACTCAAGAAACCTAGTGATATCTACGGTAAGCTGCGCAGCGCGATGGAATATGGTTTGACTAAAGATCAGGCGCTTGCAGCCCTGACGACGATTCCTGCACAGATCATGAAATCATCGGCAATGGTGGGAACTTTGGAAAAAGGAAAACTGGCCAATTTTATCGTAGCTTCAGGAGATCTTTTTGATAAGAAAACCGTGATCTATGAAAACTGGGTGCAAGGCTCCAAACACCTGCTCAAGGATCGTAATGTAAAAGACATCGACGGGACCTACACCACACGCATAGGCGGTACAGACTATGAAATGGTGATTTCAGGAACTGGTAAAAAGATTAAAGTGAAAAGCGACAGCATCACGCTAGGGTCTAAAATCGATTACGATAACGACTGGATCAACATTCTAGCAACACCTAAAAATACAGATGATAAAGGCGTCCACCGTTTCCTTGCTCAAAAGAACAAAAATGACGGATTAACCGGTACCGCCTATCTAGCTGATGGAAATGAAATTGGGTTTACGGCTGCGATGAAGAAAGACGGCTCTTCGACTCAGGGTGACGATACCGATGACGGCTCTTCGGCTCCGCTCACAGACCTTGAGAAGGATGAAGAAGATCAAGACGACTCTACTGAGGGGTCGTTGAGCGGAGTCGAAACGCCCGCGAAGGACGACGCTACTCAGAAAGAACTGAAATCAGTAGGCAAAATGACCTATCCTAATATAGGTTTTGGGTACGAGCAACGTCCTCAGCAAGAAACAGTATTATACAGCAATGCTACCGTCTGGACTAATGAAGAAGAAGGAATACTCAAAAATACCGACGTTCTCGTTAAAGACGGTAAAATTGCCAAAATCGGCAAAGATCTCAGCGATCGTGGAGCACGAGTAATTGATGGTACAGGAATGCACCTAACCAGCGGTATTGTAGACGAGCATAGCCACATCGCCATAGACGGTGGTGTAAATGAAGCCGGTCACAACTCAACAGCAGAGGTAACTATTGAAGATGTCGTAGATCACGAAGATGTCAATATTTACCGGGATCTTGCTGGAGGAGTGACGAGTTCGCAACTGCTGCACGGAAGTGCTAACCCCATAGGTGGTCGTAGCGCGATCATCAAATTAAAATGGGGCTACCCAGCAGATGAAATGATCTATGACAATTCGCCACAGTTCATCAAATTTGCGCTAGGTGAAAATGTAAAACAATCCCGCTATCAGTACGGCGTGCGTTTCCCTCAAACCCGTATGGGAGTGGAACAGGTATTCATCGACTTCTTTTCGCGAGCGCGTGACTATAAAGACTCAAAGGGAAAACCAGACTTCCGTTATGATGAAGAAATGGAAGTACTTCTGGAAATTTTGGAGAGCAAGCGATTTGTAACCTGCCATAGTTATGTACAGAGCGAGATCAATATGTTGATGAAGGTGGCAGAAGATTTCGGCTTCAGAATCAATACGTTTACTCATATTCTAGAAGGTTACAAGGTAGCCGATAAAATGGCTGAGCACGGCGTGGGAGGATCGACCTTCAGCGACTGGTGGGCCTACAAATATGAGGTGAACGACGCCATTCCCTACAACGGTGCGATCATGCACGAGGCTGGTGTGACCGTTGCCTTTAACAGTGATGATGCCGAAATGTCTCGACGCTTGAACCAAGAAGCTGCAAAAGCCATGAAATATGGTGCCGTGAGCGAGGAAGAAGCTTGGAAGTTTGTAACGCTAAATCCAGCAAAACTCCTGCGCATCGACGACCGCACGGGAAGTATCAAAAAGGGTAAGGATGCCGATTTGGTACTTTGGAATGCGCACCCCATGAGTGTGACCGCGAGACCCCAGATCACCATGATTGATGGTATTGTTTTCTTTGATGTTGAAAGAGATGCACGCTTTCGCGAAAGCGTAAAAAAAGAAAGGCAACAACTGGTCAACGAAATGCTTAAAGCAAAGAATAAAGGCCTGAAAACACAGCCTGCCAAAAAGAATGAAAAGACACTTTATGAATGTGATACCCTGCACTGGTAA
- a CDS encoding glutaminase, with translation MDSVEQLIKEIYDDIKSQENKGAVADYIPELAKVDPERFGVHYTSIEGNEFGIGDYQTKFSIQSIAKVLSLSLAYKYEGDAMWDRVGVEPSGNPYNSLVQLEDENGIPRNPLINAGAIVVCDILLSRFEHPLRELLDFIKSICDHEEVDYNLFVARSEKSIGYRNVALCNYLKSLDNLENEPEDVLDFYFTMCSLEMSCQNLSRAFLFLACDDFRNREGKQILPIMKANRVNAIMQTCGFYDESGEFSFRVGLPGKSGVGGGIIALHPEKYSIAVWSPRLNEKGNSYRGMRFLEEFTSRTNSHLF, from the coding sequence ATGGACAGTGTAGAGCAATTGATTAAGGAGATTTATGACGATATCAAGTCCCAAGAAAATAAAGGAGCCGTAGCCGATTATATACCAGAACTTGCAAAGGTCGATCCAGAGCGTTTTGGTGTGCATTACACGTCTATCGAAGGTAACGAGTTTGGGATAGGGGATTATCAAACCAAATTTTCCATACAAAGTATCGCAAAAGTACTATCGCTCAGTCTTGCCTATAAATATGAGGGCGATGCGATGTGGGACCGGGTAGGTGTGGAGCCTTCTGGAAATCCTTATAATTCTCTTGTTCAGCTAGAAGATGAAAACGGAATACCGCGTAACCCGTTGATAAACGCCGGCGCTATCGTGGTTTGCGATATTTTGCTCAGTCGCTTTGAGCATCCGCTAAGGGAACTGCTTGATTTTATCAAATCCATTTGTGATCATGAAGAGGTGGATTATAACCTATTTGTTGCTCGTTCTGAGAAATCTATCGGTTACCGTAACGTCGCATTATGTAATTATTTGAAGTCATTGGATAATCTTGAGAATGAGCCAGAAGATGTTCTAGACTTTTATTTTACCATGTGCTCGCTGGAGATGAGCTGTCAGAATCTGTCGCGGGCATTCTTGTTTCTCGCCTGCGATGATTTCAGAAACCGAGAAGGCAAACAAATTTTGCCCATCATGAAAGCCAATCGTGTAAATGCCATCATGCAAACCTGCGGATTCTACGATGAGTCGGGCGAATTCTCATTTAGAGTAGGCTTGCCTGGAAAAAGTGGTGTAGGGGGCGGTATCATCGCCCTGCATCCAGAAAAATACAGCATCGCTGTGTGGAGTCCCAGACTCAACGAAAAAGGAAACAGCTACCGAGGCATGCGATTTCTAGAAGAGTTTACCTCAAGGACTAATTCGCATTTGTTTTAA
- a CDS encoding single-stranded DNA-binding protein, protein MSTMNNKVQLIGNLGQDPEIINLQDGKKLAKFSLATTDRYKNKQGEQVTDTQWHRVVAFNGTANIIASYVKKGNKVGVEGKLVTRAWEDKDGNKRYTTEVVCNEVLMLGGKD, encoded by the coding sequence ATGAGTACCATGAACAACAAAGTACAACTAATCGGCAATCTGGGACAAGATCCAGAAATCATCAACCTTCAAGACGGTAAAAAATTGGCTAAATTCTCACTCGCCACAACCGATCGCTACAAGAACAAACAAGGCGAGCAGGTCACTGATACACAATGGCATCGCGTGGTGGCCTTTAACGGTACCGCAAACATCATCGCCAGCTACGTGAAAAAAGGGAACAAAGTAGGCGTAGAAGGTAAGCTGGTCACCCGTGCTTGGGAAGATAAAGACGGCAACAAACGCTATACCACAGAGGTCGTTTGCAACGAGGTCCTTATGCTAGGGGGCAAGGACTGA
- a CDS encoding S41 family peptidase, which produces MRTFIYLLVLLLIQTSFAQTDEPDQPVKNFDKLWNEFNDRYANFDIKNVDWDEMYRKYRPLVNFETSNDSLFTVCSKMLLELEDGHINLIQYGSNGVILNKLEDGSPSEFLEKFPAIKNSKPNIYQLLQTTDHTLQQNGFVTKGASQKGSMEYSVSKQFGYFRILSMGNMSLAKYRRHIDKALTHFESKEGVIIDLRFNGGGDDKVSLKIASRFADKERIGFYKRKRKKGTSSYENMKKFNIKPAGKKQFVKPIILLTSDLTASAAEVFTMIMNEFSYVTIIGDHTNGIFSDMYDFKLHNGWLVTLSNEQYFSASMVNYEGSGIPPDIKLLNQHTDIFENKDSLIIRAIAQLKVSD; this is translated from the coding sequence ATGAGAACCTTCATTTATTTACTGGTACTTCTTTTGATTCAAACCAGCTTCGCCCAAACAGATGAACCGGACCAACCTGTAAAAAACTTTGATAAACTCTGGAATGAATTCAATGACAGATATGCAAACTTTGATATCAAGAACGTAGACTGGGATGAGATGTATAGAAAATATCGTCCGTTGGTAAACTTTGAAACTTCAAATGATAGCCTTTTTACAGTCTGCAGTAAAATGTTGCTAGAGTTAGAGGATGGTCATATCAATCTTATCCAGTACGGATCTAATGGGGTTATTCTAAATAAATTAGAGGATGGCAGCCCTTCAGAATTTTTAGAAAAGTTTCCAGCGATAAAAAATAGCAAACCGAACATTTATCAGTTGCTACAAACTACAGATCACACGCTTCAACAAAACGGTTTTGTTACAAAGGGAGCTTCCCAGAAAGGCTCAATGGAGTATTCGGTTTCAAAACAATTTGGTTATTTCAGAATATTATCCATGGGAAATATGTCTCTAGCTAAATATAGAAGACACATTGATAAAGCGTTAACTCATTTTGAAAGTAAGGAAGGTGTTATAATCGACTTGCGATTCAACGGCGGTGGTGATGATAAGGTCTCACTCAAAATTGCCAGTAGATTTGCTGATAAAGAGAGAATAGGATTTTATAAACGGAAACGGAAAAAAGGTACTTCAAGTTATGAAAACATGAAGAAGTTCAACATAAAACCTGCTGGCAAAAAGCAATTTGTTAAACCAATCATTCTATTAACAAGCGATTTAACCGCGAGTGCCGCTGAAGTGTTTACAATGATCATGAATGAATTTTCTTATGTGACTATTATAGGAGATCATACAAATGGAATATTTTCTGACATGTATGATTTTAAACTGCACAACGGTTGGCTCGTTACACTTTCAAACGAACAATATTTTTCAGCATCAATGGTTAATTATGAAGGCAGTGGTATACCTCCTGACATAAAATTGCTGAATCAACACACTGATATATTCGAAAACAAAGATTCTTTGATCATCAGAGCGATAGCACAACTGAAAGTTTCAGATTAA